In Hippopotamus amphibius kiboko isolate mHipAmp2 chromosome 6, mHipAmp2.hap2, whole genome shotgun sequence, the genomic window AATTAAAATCCAGAGAAGCTATTAGATTTCCCTAAATCGTAGAAAAGAGTGAGACATTATGATTTCAATGGAAGAGTTGACACAAAAGTTTCTACATCTTCCCCATAAAATGTCTGTGAGCTGTATATAATGCTCAGTTACAGTAACTATTGTTAATTtagtttttctataaatttatttttcccctaACCTAAGTCCCCGCccccaaattattttaatatttagcttTACAGCATAATGTGTCCTTTATTGTAAAATGCTTCTAATCTTTTCTGTAAAAGTATGGAGTGCAGGGAAGGAAAGATtgcttaaatatgttttaaaaacagtagTACACCTTTTACATATTTTGAGAAATCTCTCTTCAAGGTAGCCTGTGGTGAATTCTCTTAAAAGTGACTAGTAAACTCTTCCATTTTATACTTGGTACATCTTGTTTTCCACATTCAGCagtttttcatatgtttcctttaATATGAAGTAATTGCATGAAACTGCATTAAAACTAGCAGATATCCTGTACTTTGGGGTGGAGCCACATGAGATAGAGGGgggatttttaattcattttatgttatatatttaaatttctgttcTCAGCAGTGCATTTTTCCTCTGATAAAATTTAAACtacaaagtgaaatatttttgaactaAAAGAGGATCATTTAGTTTCAAAAAAGTAGGCAATCACCGAAGAGAATATAGACCATAGACATGGACACAGAAAACTcataatagaaaaacagaaattttcacATGGTCATAGCAGACACAACTCATCACATACACACAGCCATCAATGTCAGGGcttatagaagaaaaacaaaaccgcccacagaaattatatttcttctgCAGAATAAAATTTGAGATATTGCCTTAGTAGACAAATTAATTTATAAGCTGACCTCTATCCACTAAACCATCTTTGCCTTTAGTTCCCTTACTCATGATATTGAGTTAGAGCGATTACATAAATTGTTCAAGATTACACAGCTAGATGACTGATGGAATAAGGATTTAGCCTAGAACATTTTTACTGTAAAAAGTATGTTCTTTGAATTTGTGGAAGAGGGGACATTTTCTTAGTGTTGATATTAATACCACATCCTAGAAATGTTTGACTTAGAGCAGCAGGGCGGGACGAGGGAGAACCCAAGCTTTACAACTAAGGTTAAACTGTGAATAATCTTATTTCTAATGGCATCTGGGTTTACCccattattcttattcttattcttatttttatctttattttgcctGCCCCTTCagcatgaaggatcttagtttcctgacaaaggatcaaacctgggcccctacAGTGAgagcacaaagtcctaaccactggactgccaaggaattccctactCCATTAGTGAGATAGAAGAAACCTTTTGCCTTCTTATCGAATGATGAGTACCTGATTTATCAAATATGGTTAGGTGAAAGGAGGATAAAAAACATGAGGAAAACACAAAGACCAAAAGGAAAAACCATGAACGTTGCTTATCAAAAGGGTAGAGCGTATTGCAAAAAGGCATTATTTTTCCAACTCATCAATATGATTTAGAGGGCTACATTTTATAGTCAAAAGACAAcataaaaaaattctaattaaacaGTTATCCATCCCATGATTTTAacgtttaaaaaaattaatttgaacttGAGCTGAATCAATCCTGCATATTTGAGCTGTACAATTTGGTTTTGTTCACTTGCAGTTTCCATCTGGGATCAAAATATATCCTGCCAAAGTAAGCCTAGGAAGGTGGCTTATATGGGTTTCCCATCTGGGATCTCTGATACCGGGCCAGCAATCTCCTGGGAGACCTTGCATTGTGTCACAGACAGATTTAGGGCTGTTATTTTGAGTGTTTAATGTTAGTGTGAAACCAATAGGGAAATTAAGTGAGGTGTGTAACATCCACAGGACAGGGCCTTCTCCAGTGGGTGAACAATAGTGATTAAGGGCGCAGCTTTCGAAATCAAGCATTTGATGTGGATTTAGATATTTATcatgtgacctttggcaaattacttaattcCTCTAAACCTCAAGTGCATCACATGCagttattttaagaattatagGAAGAAATATAAGGGAAGCATCTATCATAGTACCTTTTACCTCATAGAGttcaataaataatgtatttGCCAATTAGCTCTAATTTTTACCGCCAATGGATTGAATATTCAAGTTTGTCATCATTTATCATCTCTAAATGTAGTATCTAAAAAATATTGTAGGAATAAcacaaataaaaggtaaaaaaacacacaaatttttATTCACCACCTTAAAAATCAGGCacaacttcttattttttttaattattagtaTATATATGCTAACAATATTTATATGGTGAAGTCACACTACAGATACAGTTTCATAAGCCAATAATATTTCAGTACCTTAAGGACAGGGAAGATGTTCACTATTATATACTCAGTgtgtaatacatatttattaagtgGAATTGAATATGAATTTTAAGCGTAGTCTCCAtaaccattatttttaaatgagtggtCTGTAATTTACCTAACTAAATTTATTGTTGCTGTAACCACGGTTTCCAGTCTTTAAGAGATGGTCCTAATTTATGACTGTTATAGATCAATGAATGCCTGTTAATTTTTAGTACTACCTTTCTCTCTAAATAGTGTCCTGATTTGAATAAACTGTATAATTTTGGTtaactttcttattttataaataatactcTGAgggacatcttttcatatacagCTTTTACTCCTCTGGCATTATTCCTATAGGAAGAATTGACAAGATTAGAATTCAGTCAAGTAgggatatttcaaaataaattgtaaattcttccatttgtgtgtgattcttttaagaaagaaaaaggatactcttcattttcttataatttcttatttaattatgtAATTTCATCAACGTTTAGATGGAATTAACCATATCGTCACTGTCATTTCTCTTCCAGTGGGTTTTAGGATCTATCAAAAACAATCGGCCATTCGTCCTCGGTGCGCCGCACGGGGGGATGTCGAGAGCAAGCTGCCGTGGCTGGGCGGCCGCCGGGTGTCCCCCCGGGGCGCGGGACGGCGGGGAGGACGGCTGCTCGCTGCGGCCCGGGAACCTGCGGAAGGGCACATCTCAAATGTCATTTGAAGAACTGTTGGAATTGCAGAGCCAAGTGGGGACTAAGACATACAAACAGTTGGTAACTGGAACCAGCACTAAGAAGCAGAATTCTCAAGCACCTGTCCAAAAAGCATGTGTTGCAGATAAGCACAGGCCTATGGAAATGTCAGCCAAGGTCCGGGTGCCATTTTTGCGTCAAGTTGTCCCCATCAGTAAGAAGGTAGCCCGGGACCCCCGCTTTGACGATCTGTCAGGGGAGTATAATCCTGAGGTGTTTGATAAAACGTACCAATTCCTGAATGACATCCGAGCCAGAGAGAAAGAGCTTGTGAAAAAGCAGCTGAAGAAGCGCCGTTCA contains:
- the LOC130855615 gene encoding ribosomal RNA processing protein 36 homolog; translated protein: MSRASCRGWAAAGCPPGARDGGEDGCSLRPGNLRKGTSQMSFEELLELQSQVGTKTYKQLVTGTSTKKQNSQAPVQKACVADKHRPMEMSAKVRVPFLRQVVPISKKVARDPRFDDLSGEYNPEVFDKTYQFLNDIRAREKELVKKQLKKRRSGEEHERLQQLLQRMEQQEMAQQERKRQQELRLALKQERRAEARRGHRPYFLKKSEQRQLVLAEKFKELKRSKKLESFLSRKRRRNAGKDRRHLPLSKEQ